The following coding sequences lie in one Lolium perenne isolate Kyuss_39 chromosome 2, Kyuss_2.0, whole genome shotgun sequence genomic window:
- the LOC127329383 gene encoding splicing factor Cactin-like: MAKPHAASPAREAARPSRSLAKAVSRRAAAVSQKLAARGLGAFVWHKKLDRDLGRGLLPDIVSLRSERRRCLARRKEAAAVSSSAASRRVSPPPPITAASFAKAEEEAKEAAFLLDQSRIRAETRFGYGRPKPIDVLVKSLDGTRPRAVAAFRGASLEGLRELGKEIAEHAGLDRANGPFWDAAKVLCDAEVAKAAGTAGDGERLVHSAIFDDVKGVVEGKSIEELDAMQETITARMAAGEAMVVEHWQGVTELIRVEKDKKYLQQNYSTCDDEPASSDNKDDEEEPESADDGGDMADTDDAEGSDALCQVALPQTPSALELRKPKYITRVRSGFEWSKYNRVHYDHDQPPPKIVKGYKFVVYYPDLAGTKPPEYTVHKDGESDETCIIRFHAGPPYEDVAFRIVNKEWEYSRKGGFKCTFERGILHLNFHFKRFFYRR, translated from the coding sequence ATGGCCAAGCCACACGCCGCCTCCCCTGCCCGGGAGGCCGCGCGGCCGTCGAGGTCGCTCGCCAAGGCCGTCAGCCGCCGCGCCGCTGCCGTGTCCCAGAAGCTCGCGGCGCGCGGCCTCGGCGCCTTCGTCTGGCACAAGAAGCTCGACCGCGATCTCGGCCGCGGCCTCCTCCCGGACATCGTCTCGCTCCgctccgagcgccgccgctgcctcGCCCGCCGCAAGGAGGCCGCCGCCGTCAGTTCGTCCGCCGCGTCCCGGCGTGTCTCGCCGCCGCCTCCGATCACCGCCGCGTCGTTCGccaaggcggaggaggaggcgaaggaGGCCGCCTTTCTTCTCGACCAGAGCAGGATCCGGGCCGAGACGCGGTTCGGCTACGGGCGGCCCAAGCCTATCGACGTGCTCGTGAAATCCCTCGACGGGACGCGGCCCCGCGCGGTGGCCGCGTTCCGCGGCGCGTCCTTGGAGGGCCTGAGGGAGCTCGGCAAGGAGATCGCCGAGCACGCCGGTCTCGACAGGGCGAACGGGCCCTTCTGGGACGCCGCCAAGGTATTGTGCGACGCCGAGGTCGCCAAGGCCGCCGGGACGGCCGGGGACGGCGAGAGGCTGGTGCACTCTGCGATCTTTGATGACGTGAAGGGCGTCGTTGAAGGCAAGAGCATCGAAGAGCTCGACGCGATGCAGGAGACCATTACGGCGCGGATGGCCGCCGGCGAGGCCATGGTCGTGGAACACTGGCAGGGCGTGACAGAGCTCATCCGGGTGGAGAAAGACAAGAAGTACCTGCAACAGAACTACTCGACATGTGACGACGAGCCGGCCTCTTCTGACAacaaggacgacgaggaggaacccGAAAGCGCAGACgacggtggcgacatggccgacaCCGACGACGCAGAAGGGTCGGATGCACTCTGCCAGGTCGCATTGCCGCAGACGCCATCGGCGCTGGAGCTGAGGAAGCCCAAGTACATCACGCGTGTCCGGTCAGGGTTCGAGTGGAGCAAATACAACCGCGTGCACTACGACCATGACCAACCCCCGCCCAAGATCGTCAAGGGCTACAAGTTCGTGGTGTACTACCCCGACCTCGCCGGCACGAAGCCCCCGGAGTACACCGTCCAtaaggacggggagagcgacgagACCTGCATCATCAGGTTCCACGCCGGGCCGCCGTACGAGGACGTCGCGTTCAGGATCGTGAACAAGGAGTGGGAGTACTCTAGGAAGGGCGGATTCAAGTGCACTTTCGAGAGGGGTATCTTGCACCTGAATTTTCACTTCAAGCGCTTCTTCTACAGGCGATGA